The Augochlora pura isolate Apur16 chromosome 4, APUR_v2.2.1, whole genome shotgun sequence genome segment GGATTCCGAAATTATAACGTGTAGAGTAGCTAAAATTGtgataatgtataaaaatcacCTTCTTAAATTAGATCTGTCCGCATGGTTTTTATCTGTATCCATTGTCTTACCTCGCAGTGGTTGATAACAATACAAGTTTCCAGCTTGCAAAATCGCAAAAAGtgaatcgatatttttacgcTTCCcctactatatttaatatttatttattcaaatatccGACACGCTTCACGTCGACATCGATGTCGAATGTCTGTGTTACCATTTCAACCGTGCCGGCggatttttagtatttttccCCGAAATTTTCGCCTATAGACTCGTCACCGTTTTTTCGATGGTCAACGATTGACTCGTCGAAGCGgatgaataaatttacattaatctACATTAATGCAATACACTCGAGTTCGAGACAGCTCACTGGATGTGATGTGATGTGACGACATATTGCTTGATTACAGCTAAAATGCGTATTCGCGCACCCCTGTTTTTTAAGAACATTTTATCCATCAGTTGAAGAACTGTTTACTGGAACGGTACTgtaggaaaaaagaaataaaaatcctacAACTCTTTCGCATATTTCTTGTAATATGCACAGtccgaaattattaaaaaataatattttcggtatataaaaatattcaggtGACCCTTCTACATTTATGTGATTCAAAAAAGTTTATTCCTCACTGCAAATATACAGAACAGAATAATTCCTGCCGCTTCCCCCCGTATgatacaatgaaaattctagtaaaaattatatactcctgaaaatataaaaatcagacCTAGTgacaaaatatacaaactgATGGACAAATTACCGACAGCTGATACTTGTTACCAAATGGCACTATAGTGCATTTCCAGATCGACTTCGCAGGCTTACTTCAGGGGCATAACCTGACATCTGTGGTTGGAAGTTGGAACATGGAACTGCAGAATCCTAGGAGACAGGAAGATGGACTTTTAACTCTCACCTTTTTAGATCTCTAAAGCACTCTTACCATTTCGTGTCACACTCGTTATTACCGATAATTCACGAAAAATGGACATGTAAGCGAGAAACGAATATCCTGTATATTTCATTCCTACTACGAGTGCTaaacattatttgaaaacaataATCGACGACGCAAACATTTAAATGGCggaaatagtatttataaaacatgtaGTACAGAAATACCATCtcaaatttaatcattttgatGGACAGTTTagcaattatttctactaataatataattagtggTAGTCATCAAATAAACACTTGATTTGTGAACTAGTATCGAAATCTCTATAACCGAATTTATTCATGCAAACAACCAGAATTTCCTTAAAAATGACATGTATACACTAACATGAGTCGCATTTCGAGAAAATCACATGAAacattctttcattctttagCGATAACATTCAGGGggattcgataattaattagacAATATCCTGTTCTAAATGTCgtaatattgaaaacaaatgCATACAATGTGCATGGAGCGCCGGGAGTAACGGCAAACAAGTGTTACGTCAAATATATATAGTGATTTTAGAACCATGAATTTATTGAAGAATCATTACATCGAAAATGTTCTATtgagaaatttattgtttctgaCTGCTTAATGATTATGGCACGTAaagtacaaattaaatatagcgCCACATATTTCAAATGAAGCGTCAGGAATACAGATGCGCAAAAAGATGTGATCACTAACACAGTAAAGTGAGACGAGGGCTGTGAGGGCAGCACTGTTCAGCTGTGATTCATCAGCCAATCAGAGCACGGCATCTTGCTGCATTCTCTCAAGTCAGGAGTACTATTGCCCCTGGATATCGTTCTTGTATTGAGTGATTACTATACTCATAGGGGTAATGGAGGCCTCAGTCTGCTATACAATATGATTGGTCGATATTTTCACATCGGccaataatacaaaatataccaCACATAATATATGCACATGTACACATTTAATTATGTAGGCCTACATTTCTTTCGCAAGTACTTATcacaaatattctttattttcataagtacatgaaatatttatttcaaaatagaatataattaataattccctcatttattaaatcatgAATTTCCGAACCTTTagttacatttcatttttactaaagtgtgtaatttcaaattaaaattctaaaaattaatatacgatattctttgtcaataatatatttcaaggGCATTTTCAGTCtattatagttttaaaatattgattattgaataacttttatttaacagcAGTAAATAAAGTTTCTAGAAACTTCATCAAATAGTGAAGAGATTCGTGACAGATTGTTTTCCGGCTACTTTGTTAAACGTGTCAGACCACGCAATTCTTTTGAGAATTTGAACTGCCTAGTGTATTGTGAAATTGTCTATAAAGGTAATAGTTCGATAGTATTTGCTTGTTTGTTGTAAGAGTAcctttaattgtatatatatgaataagtTTTCTGTTTTGTCGTGAAAGATATAAAACGTTAGGTTATTTCTATGACGTTTTAGATGATCACAGACGTGCAACTGGCTGTTTTCTGCAACCTCCTCGGcgcaacattattttgtttggTGTTCCTCTTCCACTACATCAATGCGAATTACtcaaaatgaagaaaaaacgcattgcatatttttaatataacccTAACCACGTCATCAGATGTTTTCACACGTACAAATGGAGTTGCGTATCTATATGCTGTATTTGAAGTCGAACGAACGATGTGAACCATATAAATGGatcttcattttataaatacataccgcattaaataaatgcaaccttatttctttatttccctttacattcattattaaattataaaactcgCTACTATGGAATAGCGTGCAAActattagtataaaaatgtacaacggTATTAGGATTAGCAACAtacaactttatttaattttacataatattatttacccTTTACCAATTGGGAACGAACGTAAAAGATAACAGTATGtacaaataacataaaataacagTTCTACGTGTCACTATTATTTCCTACCTTCAGACAATATAATACATCACGAAGTTAGCTCACTATAGTACGTAATTCTATATGTCAAACGTACTTACAGTCGTTCGCATTCACACACTttcatatagaaaatttaccATATAGATTTTGGATTTCTTACGTGCAAAATTTCGGTAAGTTAGCCAGCAATGACAGACGATTCCAATGGGGAATCCACATTCGAATTTGTTGAGAGGAAGACGGATGATTCTTCTACATCTGGAGAAACCGTGAAGACAGGTAAGGCAGAAGGCAAAACATAAACACTTGCGTATCTGTCAAATATTACTTCCTCATATAAAACGCCTGAGgttacttaaataatttcttgtcATTTTATGTATGATATCAAAAAATTGACGAATGTAACAGAAAAGG includes the following:
- the LOC144469237 gene encoding dolichyl-diphosphooligosaccharide--protein glycosyltransferase subunit 4-like; this encodes MITDVQLAVFCNLLGATLFCLVFLFHYINANYSK